The proteins below come from a single Dysgonomonadaceae bacterium PH5-43 genomic window:
- a CDS encoding hypothetical protein (product_source=Hypo-rule applied), with amino-acid sequence MVKIFAKHGTSDKALVICAREEVLYAQKRLSEKFGGNWLLVDKIDRNNAEFLLFNDNFIYKGFHGKDERYCNGIETFQH; translated from the coding sequence ATGGTGAAAATTTTTGCAAAACACGGAACATCTGACAAGGCGCTTGTTATTTGCGCACGCGAAGAAGTATTGTATGCCCAAAAACGACTAAGTGAAAAATTTGGTGGAAATTGGCTATTGGTCGATAAAATTGACAGAAACAATGCTGAGTTTCTTTTATTTAACGATAATTTTATTTATAAAGGATTTCACGGAAAAGACGAGCGATATTGTAATGGCATAGAAACATTTCAACACTAA
- a CDS encoding hypothetical protein (product_source=Hypo-rule applied; superfamily=140990), with protein MNEKEKQLEELKEAAKPLIKYLCENHHPHVTAIVTPTGVEVLEGVLMVQDITEFIVD; from the coding sequence ATGAACGAAAAAGAAAAACAATTAGAAGAACTCAAGGAGGCGGCAAAACCTCTTATTAAGTATTTGTGTGAAAATCATCATCCACATGTAACCGCCATCGTTACTCCCACCGGAGTGGAAGTTTTGGAGGGTGTCCTGATGGTTCAGGATATAACCGAATTTATTGTGGATTAA
- a CDS encoding hypothetical protein (product_source=Hypo-rule applied; cath_funfam=3.30.750.50; superfamily=52540) — translation MAKGRDKRLIELRNEALCRRYYYWTEVQRLRFDDTLKVLSEQEFFISEERIMAIIREYHGKIEDLTVKPVPKIKKPKLKLSQLKLFPEE, via the coding sequence ATGGCAAAAGGACGGGATAAAAGATTAATCGAACTTCGTAACGAAGCGCTGTGCCGCCGGTATTATTACTGGACGGAAGTACAGCGCCTTCGTTTTGACGATACCCTAAAAGTTTTGTCTGAACAGGAGTTCTTTATCTCAGAGGAACGTATTATGGCCATTATCCGGGAGTACCATGGTAAAATAGAGGACTTGACCGTTAAACCTGTTCCAAAAATAAAGAAACCCAAATTGAAGCTGAGCCAGCTCAAGCTTTTCCCGGAAGAGTAA
- a CDS encoding hypothetical protein (product_source=Hypo-rule applied), producing MEQLFNDIQNLIADNFPGMSLIDEDYGQLEAIETAEDTYPVTFPCVLISPAEVEWSNLGGGFQRGNCIVTVRLAIDCYDDTHYGSTTEDKAIERMKLSTAIHRKLQGFVSGVNSPLIRKKTINYSRPHAVKVYEHQYSLMVNDIVTLPGKA from the coding sequence ATGGAACAGTTATTCAATGACATTCAGAATTTAATCGCGGATAATTTTCCCGGGATGAGCCTGATCGATGAGGATTACGGTCAACTGGAAGCAATCGAGACGGCGGAAGATACCTATCCGGTAACTTTCCCTTGTGTGTTGATATCTCCGGCAGAGGTTGAATGGTCGAACCTGGGAGGAGGCTTCCAGCGAGGGAATTGTATCGTTACTGTCCGTTTGGCTATCGATTGTTACGACGATACCCATTACGGAAGTACGACAGAAGACAAGGCCATCGAGCGGATGAAACTATCGACAGCGATACACCGGAAATTGCAAGGATTCGTATCAGGAGTGAACAGTCCACTGATCAGAAAAAAGACTATTAATTACAGCAGGCCTCATGCTGTCAAGGTGTACGAGCATCAATACAGCCTAATGGTCAACGATATTGTTACTCTTCCGGGAAAAGCTTGA
- a CDS encoding phage gpG-like protein (product_source=COG5005; cog=COG5005), translating to MDIKQFTGWMLSKKKELEDLRRRKMPVIVGAMAQSHYKNNFRKGGFVNNGLNKWKPSKRLSSGSSSAQSNYPTLTSGRNHLMNEVKYVPGDARVKIVDNVDYASIHNEGGTINSNPTVTPKMRKFAWAQYYAAGGGKKGAAMPNDDAERWKRLALTKKKKLKIKITMPKRQFIGESAELNKKISDKWDEEVGKILDI from the coding sequence ATGGATATTAAGCAATTTACGGGGTGGATGCTCTCCAAAAAGAAAGAACTGGAGGACTTGCGACGTCGGAAAATGCCGGTTATTGTCGGAGCCATGGCGCAATCCCACTACAAAAACAACTTTAGAAAAGGTGGTTTTGTAAATAACGGTTTGAATAAATGGAAGCCGTCCAAGCGTCTGTCTTCAGGAAGCAGCTCTGCCCAGAGCAACTATCCGACCCTTACCAGTGGGAGAAACCACCTGATGAACGAAGTAAAATACGTTCCGGGAGATGCCAGAGTAAAGATAGTGGATAATGTCGATTATGCATCCATCCATAACGAAGGAGGAACAATAAATAGTAATCCAACCGTAACACCGAAAATGCGCAAATTCGCTTGGGCGCAATATTATGCTGCCGGAGGAGGGAAGAAAGGAGCCGCAATGCCGAATGATGATGCAGAGCGATGGAAGCGCCTGGCTCTAACCAAAAAGAAAAAGCTAAAGATAAAAATCACAATGCCGAAAAGACAATTTATCGGCGAAAGTGCGGAACTGAATAAAAAGATATCCGACAAATGGGATGAAGAAGTAGGTAAAATTTTAGATATATAA
- a CDS encoding hypothetical protein (product_source=Hypo-rule applied) → MDNLYYSVHPFKNEASKAFLFDENVLKETLIRIYEKKFNPMTEIDRGLFDETWKVFNQATDEGYGVRTMYDPDYDFYQQLKYNNAVFSAFRTHRLQNDIAAQLVDENGKLKSFDRFAEDVAPITDHNVKHWLRTEYDTAVLRAHQAADWEQFRRVKDILPNLRWMPTTSITPDLVHKQYWSIGLTLPQRHPFWSNHRPGDRWNCKCSLEATDDPATGKELIPHEEDRPDPGLDNNPGIDGKVFSDTHPYIKDAGKGAKKAVENFISENIEKPLSLQYVSYKKYKNGGEVLIHELVEKKDDYKSLLTVANQLAKEGNIVKLTPSVHFKSEAYKEIYGSLTGTIYERKCPDLKVGDLFYEFESFVPPFKKRKISNMISHGAKQSSRIIINNNKGASDRYIRRNIYERLADKNFKYDIEEVWVYEKGKVRQLFKKQ, encoded by the coding sequence ATGGATAATTTGTATTACTCCGTACACCCTTTCAAAAATGAAGCATCCAAAGCATTCCTGTTCGATGAGAATGTCTTGAAGGAAACTCTTATCCGTATCTATGAAAAGAAGTTCAACCCGATGACCGAAATCGACCGGGGGCTCTTTGATGAGACATGGAAAGTATTTAACCAGGCTACCGATGAAGGATATGGAGTCAGGACGATGTATGATCCGGATTATGACTTCTATCAGCAACTCAAGTATAATAATGCCGTCTTTTCAGCTTTCAGGACACACCGGTTGCAAAACGATATTGCTGCCCAGCTGGTAGATGAGAATGGTAAATTAAAATCATTTGACCGGTTTGCCGAGGATGTGGCTCCGATAACGGATCATAATGTTAAACACTGGCTCCGGACAGAATATGATACGGCAGTACTCCGCGCCCATCAGGCAGCGGACTGGGAACAGTTCCGGCGGGTAAAGGATATTTTACCGAATCTCCGGTGGATGCCGACAACGAGTATTACGCCCGATTTGGTACATAAACAATACTGGAGCATTGGGCTGACTCTTCCGCAAAGACATCCATTCTGGTCGAATCATCGTCCCGGAGATCGTTGGAACTGCAAATGCTCACTGGAGGCGACCGATGACCCGGCAACTGGAAAAGAACTGATCCCGCACGAAGAAGACAGACCGGATCCGGGACTGGACAATAATCCTGGAATCGACGGAAAAGTATTCTCCGATACCCATCCATATATTAAGGATGCCGGTAAGGGCGCGAAAAAGGCAGTAGAGAACTTTATCTCCGAAAATATAGAGAAGCCTTTATCTCTTCAGTATGTGTCTTACAAGAAGTATAAGAACGGAGGAGAAGTCCTGATCCACGAACTGGTAGAGAAAAAAGACGATTACAAATCCCTTCTGACAGTAGCTAATCAGTTGGCAAAAGAAGGAAACATTGTGAAGCTCACACCTTCCGTCCACTTCAAGTCGGAAGCATATAAGGAAATATACGGATCACTTACCGGAACAATTTATGAACGGAAGTGTCCGGATCTGAAAGTGGGCGATCTGTTTTATGAGTTTGAAAGTTTTGTCCCACCATTCAAGAAACGTAAAATATCCAATATGATATCGCATGGAGCCAAGCAATCATCCCGGATTATTATCAATAATAACAAAGGGGCATCGGACAGGTATATCCGGCGGAATATCTATGAAAGGCTGGCGGATAAGAATTTCAAATACGACATTGAGGAAGTATGGGTTTATGAGAAAGGGAAAGTAAGGCAGCTATTTAAAAAACAGTAG
- a CDS encoding hypothetical protein (product_source=Hypo-rule applied; cath_funfam=3.40.50.10660; pfam=PF06074) codes for MARKKKQNRVTVGGNVPRPGQTSPNTIILTQTQRFGIDMATYMAGIHNFENIDYSRRSKLYDLFSEIMMDPHVASVVTKRKSAVLCTPIVFRRNGVPDDVINEQLRSPWFYRFLSDAWDYKTWGNSLFQFYMNGKWIDYDLIPRKHVDPQRRLILQRQTDITGTSWDEYEDLLFVGDPNDPGIFAQAAPYVIYKRNTMADWAQFSEIFGMPVREYTYDGNDEDARSRILKDAFEDGGAAVIIRPEGSGFRFVESNNKSGSADLYDKLTERCNAEISKLFLGNTLTTEASATGTQALGTVQKKSEELINQMDRTDILNILNYDMTDTFASLGFSTEGGSFDYESEEVDIDKKLAMVEKLMGMGLPVSHDYLYETFGIEKPKDYNSRMKVKKEKEKEDVIIEKEKVKTANNFFNRFFD; via the coding sequence GAGGAAACGTTCCGCGTCCGGGACAAACATCTCCCAACACAATCATACTTACACAAACCCAGCGGTTCGGTATCGACATGGCCACTTATATGGCCGGGATACATAACTTCGAGAATATCGACTATTCCCGGCGGAGCAAGCTTTATGACCTGTTTAGTGAGATAATGATGGATCCGCACGTGGCATCGGTCGTTACTAAACGTAAAAGTGCCGTCCTATGCACACCGATTGTATTCCGGAGAAATGGAGTTCCGGACGATGTGATTAATGAGCAGCTTCGTTCTCCCTGGTTCTATCGGTTCCTGTCTGATGCATGGGACTATAAGACATGGGGAAATTCTCTTTTCCAATTTTATATGAACGGAAAGTGGATTGACTATGATCTGATCCCACGTAAGCATGTCGACCCGCAAAGACGATTAATATTACAGCGGCAAACAGACATTACCGGTACTTCCTGGGATGAGTACGAAGACCTCCTCTTTGTCGGGGATCCGAATGATCCGGGCATTTTTGCCCAGGCAGCTCCTTATGTCATCTATAAACGTAATACGATGGCCGACTGGGCGCAATTTTCCGAAATATTCGGTATGCCTGTCCGGGAATATACTTACGATGGGAATGATGAAGATGCACGTAGCCGGATACTGAAGGATGCTTTTGAAGATGGAGGAGCTGCCGTTATTATCCGACCTGAAGGGAGCGGGTTCCGGTTTGTCGAAAGCAACAATAAATCCGGCAGCGCTGATCTTTATGATAAACTGACTGAGCGATGTAACGCGGAAATATCCAAATTGTTCCTGGGCAATACCCTGACAACAGAAGCGTCTGCTACCGGTACTCAAGCGCTGGGAACGGTACAGAAAAAATCAGAAGAATTGATTAACCAAATGGACAGAACGGATATACTGAACATCCTGAACTATGACATGACTGATACATTTGCTTCTCTTGGATTTTCGACTGAAGGCGGAAGCTTCGATTATGAATCGGAAGAAGTAGACATAGATAAGAAACTGGCCATGGTTGAAAAACTGATGGGCATGGGATTGCCGGTTTCGCATGACTACCTCTATGAAACTTTCGGCATAGAAAAACCGAAAGACTACAATTCCCGGATGAAGGTCAAAAAGGAAAAAGAGAAGGAAGATGTTATTATCGAAAAGGAAAAAGTAAAAACCGCTAATAACTTCTTTAACCGTTTTTTCGACTAA